The following proteins are co-located in the Rhodococcus opacus B4 genome:
- a CDS encoding FAD-dependent oxidoreductase — protein MKHIDVVVIGAGPTGCMLAAELATAGRSVTVLDKRAAPSTLSRAFGVHARTLELLDARGLADRLVATGAASPGLKLWRGAALNLGRLRSRFPYVLVTPQQNVDALLEAHARERGADFVRGFTVTGVEQDGDGVRVHGHDGSGRAGTFHATYAVGADGAHSGVRTMIGQPFPGKAVLRSIMLADVELENPPDNLVTVNAVRDGFAFIAPYGDNLFRVIAWNRRHQVDDSAPVDREELRATIRTAMGTDYGLGDVRWQSRFHSDERQVPQYRTGRVFLAGDAAHVHSPAGGQGMNTGIHDAMNLGWKLAAVLGGADDAVLDTYHSERHPVGRLVLRSSGVTMRMMTVRPWILRKLRNGAVAALLGFPPIGDAVARMFSGIGIGYGRDAGESALVGRRAEDLATDAGRLYEVLRSGGFVLVVEPGAPVPGDLPAVTRTADGPALLVRPDGYIAWAGDSASGEWRGVLKRWTATTNGARAVSR, from the coding sequence ATGAAGCACATCGACGTGGTGGTGATCGGCGCGGGACCCACCGGATGCATGCTCGCGGCCGAGTTGGCGACGGCGGGCCGATCCGTGACGGTGCTCGACAAGCGCGCGGCGCCGTCGACCCTCAGTCGCGCGTTCGGCGTCCACGCCCGCACTCTCGAACTGCTCGACGCCCGCGGACTCGCCGACCGTCTCGTGGCTACCGGCGCCGCCTCGCCGGGTCTGAAACTGTGGCGCGGCGCAGCGCTGAACCTCGGGCGCCTGCGGTCCCGCTTCCCGTACGTCCTCGTCACCCCGCAGCAGAACGTCGACGCTCTCCTCGAGGCGCACGCCCGGGAGCGCGGCGCCGACTTCGTGCGGGGATTCACCGTCACCGGGGTGGAGCAGGACGGCGACGGCGTCCGCGTTCACGGCCACGACGGCTCGGGCCGCGCCGGCACCTTCCACGCGACGTATGCGGTCGGTGCCGACGGCGCGCACAGCGGGGTGCGCACGATGATCGGGCAACCGTTCCCGGGCAAGGCCGTGCTGCGGTCGATCATGCTCGCTGACGTCGAACTCGAGAATCCACCGGACAACCTCGTGACCGTCAACGCCGTCCGCGACGGATTCGCCTTCATCGCGCCTTACGGCGACAACCTGTTTCGTGTGATCGCCTGGAACCGCAGGCATCAGGTGGACGACAGTGCCCCCGTGGACCGGGAGGAACTGCGCGCCACCATCCGGACCGCGATGGGCACCGACTACGGACTCGGCGACGTGCGGTGGCAGTCGCGATTCCACAGCGACGAACGGCAGGTCCCGCAATACCGGACGGGCCGGGTGTTCCTTGCAGGCGATGCGGCCCACGTGCATTCACCGGCGGGCGGTCAGGGGATGAACACCGGCATCCACGACGCGATGAATCTCGGCTGGAAACTCGCGGCCGTCCTGGGTGGCGCGGACGACGCGGTGCTCGACACGTATCACTCGGAGAGGCACCCGGTGGGGCGGCTGGTACTGCGGTCGAGCGGAGTCACGATGCGCATGATGACCGTTCGGCCGTGGATTCTGCGGAAGCTCCGGAACGGCGCAGTGGCGGCGCTTCTCGGATTCCCGCCGATCGGTGACGCGGTCGCGCGGATGTTCTCGGGCATCGGTATCGGCTACGGCCGCGACGCCGGGGAGAGCGCCCTGGTGGGCCGGCGCGCCGAAGATCTGGCCACCGACGCCGGCCGGCTGTACGAGGTGCTGCGCTCGGGCGGGTTCGTCCTGGTCGTCGAGCCGGGGGCGCCGGTTCCCGGCGATCTTCCCGCGGTGACCCGGACCGCGGACGGACCCGCGCTGCTCGTCCGTCCCGACGGCTACATCGCCTGGGCCGGCGACAGCGCGTCGGGCGAGTGGCGAGGCGTCCTGAAACGGTGGACTGCAACGACCAACGGCGCCCGCGCGGTCAGCCGGTGA
- a CDS encoding TetR family transcriptional regulator: MPERRARSAVTTRAAILDAARARFGTDGYERTTMRAVASDVGVDPALVVRYFTNKESLFAEAAEFELHLPDLHDVPVQELATVLMPRFFAVWENDGAFLPLLRAAASSPRAAEAMLQVFARQVAPALAAVAVDHADERAALVGSQVLGLAFSRYVLRVPPLADMTHEQLMRWVGPVLEYYLTTETR, encoded by the coding sequence ATGCCTGAACGCCGCGCCCGCTCCGCCGTCACCACCCGCGCCGCGATCCTCGACGCGGCCCGCGCCCGGTTCGGCACCGACGGCTACGAACGCACGACGATGCGCGCCGTCGCGTCGGACGTGGGCGTCGACCCCGCACTCGTGGTCCGGTACTTCACCAACAAGGAGTCACTGTTCGCCGAGGCCGCCGAATTCGAACTGCACCTACCCGACCTCCACGACGTTCCGGTGCAGGAACTCGCGACCGTGCTGATGCCGCGCTTCTTCGCGGTATGGGAGAACGACGGCGCGTTCCTCCCCCTGCTCCGCGCCGCGGCCAGCAGCCCACGGGCCGCCGAAGCGATGTTGCAGGTCTTCGCCCGCCAGGTGGCGCCCGCACTCGCAGCGGTCGCGGTCGATCACGCCGACGAGCGCGCGGCCCTCGTCGGGTCGCAGGTCCTCGGACTCGCCTTCTCCCGCTACGTACTCCGGGTACCGCCCCTCGCGGACATGACGCACGAACAGCTGATGCGGTGGGTCGGGCCCGTGCTCGAGTACTACCTCACCACGGAAACCCGGTAG
- a CDS encoding adenylate/guanylate cyclase domain-containing protein has translation MRTPRQPRRITPRTGRLVSPPTRPLRRPGPPPSLLHEFERAGLLDGLSGPDRSARMGVLNTLIEDGASIDDLRGAARGDRLAHLLLEHALSPKGRYSIDDIARKVGVTVDDARRWFRAIGRGASSDGTFYDDGDLDLARGLEQYRDLGLDESAIFAAARVLGRNLWTVAGAADSLLQERLEATREHPEVALRYAVEVRRIVDFEAQILAHLIATALRHQLRSDAVGIAGDSNLRVRGAQEVGVCFADLVGFTLLGEQAAPADLGRVAERLDRVATDLVSPPVRLVKTIGDAVMMVSPDPNALAHVALDLVQAARTEGLPQLRAGIAWGTAVPSAGDWFGRPVGTAGRVVAVAPSQEVVVTGEFYDELDSDEFWGEPAGSHQLEGIDAPQKLFGIGRRSVA, from the coding sequence GTGCGCACTCCGCGACAGCCCCGACGGATCACGCCCCGGACGGGGCGTCTGGTGTCCCCGCCGACCCGCCCGCTGCGACGCCCGGGCCCGCCGCCGTCGCTACTCCACGAGTTCGAACGCGCCGGCCTCCTCGACGGGCTCAGCGGGCCGGACCGGTCCGCGCGCATGGGGGTGCTGAACACCCTGATCGAGGACGGGGCGTCCATCGACGACCTCCGCGGTGCCGCGCGGGGCGATCGCCTCGCCCACCTGCTGCTCGAGCACGCGCTGTCGCCGAAAGGCAGGTACAGCATCGACGACATCGCCCGGAAGGTGGGTGTGACGGTCGACGACGCCCGCCGGTGGTTCCGGGCCATCGGCCGGGGTGCGTCGTCGGACGGCACGTTCTACGACGACGGCGACCTCGATCTCGCGCGCGGACTCGAGCAGTACCGGGACCTGGGTCTCGACGAGAGCGCCATCTTCGCTGCCGCCCGGGTTCTCGGCCGCAACCTCTGGACGGTCGCCGGCGCGGCCGATTCGCTCCTGCAGGAGCGGCTCGAGGCGACGCGGGAGCACCCCGAGGTGGCTTTGCGGTATGCGGTGGAGGTGCGTCGCATCGTGGATTTCGAGGCGCAGATCCTGGCTCATCTCATCGCGACCGCTCTGCGCCACCAATTGCGGTCCGATGCGGTGGGGATCGCGGGCGACTCGAACCTGCGGGTGCGGGGAGCGCAGGAGGTCGGGGTCTGTTTCGCGGACCTCGTCGGATTCACGCTGCTCGGGGAGCAGGCGGCGCCCGCCGATCTGGGCCGGGTGGCCGAGCGCCTCGACCGGGTGGCCACCGATCTGGTGTCGCCCCCGGTGCGTCTGGTGAAGACGATCGGGGACGCCGTCATGATGGTCTCGCCCGATCCCAACGCGCTGGCCCACGTCGCGCTCGACCTCGTGCAGGCCGCGCGTACCGAGGGGCTTCCGCAGTTGCGGGCCGGGATCGCCTGGGGCACCGCGGTTCCGAGCGCAGGCGACTGGTTCGGCAGGCCGGTCGGCACGGCCGGTCGCGTCGTCGCGGTCGCGCCGTCCCAGGAGGTGGTGGTGACGGGAGAGTTCTACGACGAGTTGGACAGCGACGAGTTCTGGGGCGAACCCGCGGGCAGTCACCAGCTCGAGGGAATCGACGCCCCCCAGAAGCTTTTCGGGATCGGCCGCCGGTCCGTGGCCTGA
- a CDS encoding serine/threonine dehydratase, with the protein MADSVDRASVDRARERITGLIRRTPTFRTTVPTVHGAVPVIFKLEFLQYGGSFKVRGSLNALLHAEEDGRLDDAGVVIASGGNAAIGAAWASRLRGVKCTVVVPVTAPDVKIDKLIALGADVRKVGDRYAEAAEYAKELAASSNALALHAYDLPDIVAGAGTIALEIQDDVDEPLSYVIAVGGGGLLSGVIAGSGEDDAIFGVEPSGAATLHSAVAARQPADIDIDSIAGDSLGATRIGSIAWETVRARPVSSLIVDDDALIDARTLLWEEFRIVVEHGTAAALAAIVTGQLRPTGDKPLCVVLCGANTSLTSY; encoded by the coding sequence ATGGCTGACTCCGTCGATCGCGCATCCGTGGACAGGGCGCGTGAGCGCATCACCGGCCTGATCCGCCGGACACCCACGTTCCGCACCACCGTGCCCACCGTCCACGGCGCCGTGCCGGTGATCTTCAAACTCGAGTTCCTGCAGTACGGCGGCTCGTTCAAGGTCCGGGGCAGCCTCAACGCGCTGCTGCACGCCGAGGAGGACGGGCGGCTCGACGACGCAGGCGTCGTCATCGCGTCCGGCGGCAACGCCGCCATCGGAGCGGCCTGGGCGTCGCGGCTCAGGGGTGTGAAGTGCACGGTGGTCGTCCCGGTCACGGCGCCGGACGTCAAGATCGACAAGCTGATCGCACTCGGCGCGGACGTGCGCAAGGTCGGCGACCGGTACGCCGAGGCGGCCGAGTATGCGAAGGAACTCGCCGCGTCGTCGAACGCCCTCGCCCTGCACGCCTACGATCTCCCCGACATCGTCGCCGGGGCCGGCACCATCGCACTCGAGATCCAGGACGACGTCGACGAGCCGCTGTCCTACGTGATCGCGGTCGGCGGCGGCGGACTGCTGTCCGGCGTCATCGCCGGCAGCGGCGAGGACGATGCCATCTTCGGCGTGGAGCCGAGCGGAGCGGCGACGCTGCACTCGGCGGTCGCCGCCCGGCAACCCGCGGACATCGACATCGACAGCATCGCCGGCGACTCCCTCGGCGCCACCAGGATCGGCTCCATCGCCTGGGAGACGGTCCGCGCGCGGCCCGTCTCCAGCCTGATCGTCGACGACGACGCCCTGATCGACGCCCGAACGCTGCTGTGGGAGGAATTCCGGATCGTCGTCGAACACGGCACCGCGGCCGCGCTCGCCGCGATCGTCACCGGCCAACTCCGCCCCACCGGCGACAAACCGCTCTGCGTGGTGCTGTGCGGCGCCAACACGTCGCTGACCAGCTACTGA
- a CDS encoding pirin family protein: MSNLETNTVEERCESHPDGGGIQVLGAREVPLGGPRAMPVRRTLPQRDRSLIGAWCFADHYGPDDVAKTGGMNVPPHPHTGLQTVSWLFTGEIEHRDSIGSHAMVRPGEVNLMTAGRGIAHSEVSTPQTRILHGAQLWVALPASAQDAEPAFETYAPDPVVRGGATVRVFLGSTVGSTSPVRTFTPLLGAEILLEPGADITLDIERGFEVGVLVDEGEVQLRGTTLRWAELGYQPPGESLVALRNTGGTRARLLVLGGEPLGEQVIMWWNFLGRSHEDIVGYRREWQSELRGAAPADPRFGAVEGYDGDPLPAPELPNSRLKPRS, encoded by the coding sequence GTGAGCAATCTGGAGACGAACACGGTGGAAGAGCGGTGCGAGTCGCACCCCGACGGCGGCGGCATCCAGGTGCTCGGCGCGCGCGAGGTCCCGCTCGGAGGCCCCCGCGCGATGCCGGTCCGGCGCACCCTGCCGCAACGCGACCGATCGCTGATCGGTGCCTGGTGCTTCGCCGACCACTACGGTCCGGACGACGTCGCGAAGACGGGCGGGATGAACGTGCCGCCGCACCCGCACACGGGACTGCAGACGGTGAGCTGGCTGTTCACCGGCGAGATCGAGCACCGCGACAGCATCGGCTCGCACGCGATGGTGAGGCCCGGTGAGGTCAACCTGATGACCGCGGGGCGGGGGATCGCGCATTCCGAGGTTTCGACACCGCAGACGCGCATCCTGCACGGCGCGCAGCTGTGGGTGGCGTTGCCGGCGTCGGCGCAGGACGCGGAGCCGGCCTTCGAGACGTACGCGCCCGACCCGGTCGTCCGGGGCGGGGCGACCGTGCGAGTGTTCCTCGGAAGCACGGTGGGCTCCACGTCGCCGGTGCGCACGTTCACGCCGCTGCTCGGTGCGGAGATCCTGCTGGAACCGGGTGCCGACATCACCCTCGACATCGAGCGCGGATTCGAGGTCGGGGTGCTCGTCGACGAGGGCGAGGTGCAGCTGCGCGGGACCACGCTGCGGTGGGCGGAACTGGGCTATCAGCCGCCCGGCGAGTCGCTGGTCGCGCTGCGCAACACGGGCGGAACCCGGGCGCGGCTGCTGGTGCTCGGCGGCGAGCCGCTCGGCGAGCAGGTGATCATGTGGTGGAACTTCCTCGGCCGCAGCCACGAGGACATCGTCGGCTACCGCCGCGAGTGGCAGTCCGAACTCCGCGGCGCGGCGCCCGCCGACCCCCGGTTCGGCGCGGTCGAGGGCTACGACGGCGATCCGCTGCCCGCCCCCGAACTGCCGAACAGCCGCCTGAAACCGCGCAGCTGA
- a CDS encoding MarR family winged helix-turn-helix transcriptional regulator: protein MPPVSRTERAAAAWESLFRAQVAVMRNLAADDVWDELSMREYDVLFTLGRAPERRLRLHDLNREILLSQPSLSRLVERLAGSGYVTREGDPGDRRGTVVVLTAEGARVQKSVGRRHAASIRRHVGPALSEDELDTLSELCAKLRGAQD from the coding sequence ATGCCGCCCGTCAGTAGGACCGAACGGGCGGCCGCGGCGTGGGAGTCGCTGTTCCGCGCGCAGGTCGCGGTGATGCGGAACCTCGCAGCCGACGACGTGTGGGACGAGCTGAGCATGCGCGAGTACGACGTGCTGTTCACCCTCGGCCGGGCACCCGAGCGCAGATTGCGCCTGCACGATTTGAATCGGGAGATCCTGCTCAGCCAGCCGTCGCTGAGCAGGCTCGTCGAGCGGCTGGCCGGCTCCGGGTACGTCACCAGGGAGGGCGATCCCGGCGACCGCCGGGGGACCGTCGTCGTGCTGACCGCGGAGGGTGCGCGGGTGCAGAAGTCCGTCGGACGCAGGCACGCGGCGAGCATCCGGCGGCACGTCGGGCCGGCACTGTCCGAGGACGAACTCGACACGCTCAGCGAACTCTGCGCGAAACTGCGCGGCGCACAGGACTGA
- a CDS encoding LLM class flavin-dependent oxidoreductase, with amino-acid sequence MQFGIFTVGDVTADPTTGRTPTEHERIKAMTTIAKHAEDVGLDVFATGEHHNPPFVPSSPTTMLGYLAAQTEKIILSTSTTLITTNDPVKIAEDYAMLQHLADGRVDLMMGRGNTAPVYPWFGQDIRQGIPLALEHYRLLRRLWDEDVVDWQGQFRTPLQGFTSTPRPLDGIPPFVWHGSIRSPEIAEIAAFHGDGFFANNIFWPKEHYIALINLYRERYEHYGHGRADQAIVGLGGQVFMRRNAKDAVDEFRPYFDNAPVYGHGPSLEDFTDQTPLTVGTPEQVIEKTLTFADFFGDYQRQLFLVDHAGLPLKTVLEQLDLLGGEVVPVLREEFAARRPAGVPDNPPTHASMKSDREPVDAARQ; translated from the coding sequence ATGCAGTTCGGAATCTTCACCGTCGGCGACGTCACGGCAGATCCCACCACCGGCCGCACCCCCACCGAGCACGAGCGCATCAAGGCGATGACGACCATCGCCAAGCACGCCGAGGACGTCGGGCTCGACGTGTTCGCCACCGGCGAGCATCACAACCCGCCGTTCGTGCCTTCGTCACCCACCACCATGCTGGGCTACCTCGCCGCCCAGACCGAGAAGATCATCCTGTCCACGTCCACGACGCTGATCACCACCAACGACCCGGTGAAGATCGCCGAGGACTACGCGATGCTGCAGCACCTCGCGGACGGCCGGGTGGATCTGATGATGGGCCGCGGAAACACGGCCCCCGTCTATCCGTGGTTCGGTCAGGACATCCGGCAGGGCATCCCGCTGGCACTCGAGCACTACCGGCTGCTGCGCCGGCTGTGGGACGAGGACGTCGTGGACTGGCAGGGGCAGTTCCGCACCCCGCTGCAGGGGTTCACCTCCACGCCGCGGCCGCTCGACGGCATCCCGCCGTTCGTCTGGCACGGGTCGATCCGCAGCCCCGAGATCGCCGAGATCGCGGCGTTCCACGGCGACGGCTTCTTCGCCAACAACATCTTCTGGCCCAAGGAGCACTACATCGCCCTGATCAACCTCTACCGGGAGCGGTACGAGCACTACGGTCACGGCCGCGCGGATCAGGCGATCGTCGGTCTGGGCGGGCAGGTGTTCATGCGCCGCAACGCCAAGGACGCCGTCGACGAATTCCGGCCCTACTTCGACAACGCCCCGGTCTACGGCCACGGGCCGAGCCTCGAGGACTTCACCGATCAGACCCCGCTGACCGTCGGCACGCCGGAGCAGGTGATCGAGAAAACCCTGACGTTCGCCGACTTCTTCGGCGACTACCAACGGCAGTTGTTCCTCGTCGACCACGCGGGACTTCCCCTGAAGACAGTGCTCGAACAGCTCGACCTGCTCGGCGGCGAGGTCGTGCCCGTGCTGCGCGAGGAGTTCGCCGCCCGCAGGCCCGCCGGGGTGCCGGACAACCCGCCGACGCACGCGTCGATGAAGTCCGATCGCGAGCCGGTCGATGCCGCCCGTCAGTAG
- a CDS encoding DHA2 family efflux MFS transporter permease subunit: MTSPTAADAAPDKLDGTVLKIASVVVLGAIMSILDVTVVSVALPTFATEFDTTYATVAWTMTAYTLALATVIPVTGWAADRFGTKRLYMTALVLFVLGSVLCSFAWDITSLIGFRVLQGLGGGMLMPLGMTIMTKAAGPDRVGRVMAVLGIPMLLGPIGGPILGGWLIEAASWHWIFLINLPIGVIALAAAFVILPSDNASPSESFDFLGMLLLSPGLALFLFGVSSIPEVGTVASARVLVPGVIGLVLIVAFIFHALRKDHPLIDLHLFKNRQLSVAVITTSLFIVAFMGAGLLFPSYFIQVGGHTTLAAGLLMAPQGIGAMLTMPVAGRLVDKMGPGKIVLTGLPLILIGIGVFTQVASDSPTWLLMGALFVMGMGMGCTMMPLMTAAIVTLSNDQVARGSTLMNIVQQTAGSIGTAVMSVVLTNQLLDRGLDSQTVAMQHVPEVAAQEPPGMVDQVLSQAADAFGNTFLVAAVLIALTFIPAFLLPRKKSVNPHLEAEGAPTVMMH; encoded by the coding sequence ATGACATCGCCGACCGCCGCGGACGCGGCGCCCGACAAGCTCGACGGCACGGTCCTCAAGATCGCGTCCGTGGTGGTGCTCGGTGCCATCATGTCGATCCTCGACGTGACCGTCGTCAGCGTCGCGCTGCCGACGTTCGCCACCGAGTTCGACACCACCTACGCCACCGTCGCATGGACGATGACCGCGTACACCCTCGCCCTGGCGACGGTCATCCCCGTCACCGGGTGGGCGGCCGACCGCTTCGGCACCAAACGCCTCTACATGACGGCCCTCGTGCTGTTCGTCCTCGGCTCGGTGCTGTGCAGTTTCGCGTGGGACATCACGTCGCTGATCGGCTTCCGCGTCCTGCAGGGGCTCGGCGGCGGCATGCTGATGCCGCTCGGCATGACGATCATGACCAAGGCGGCAGGACCCGACCGCGTCGGCCGGGTCATGGCGGTTCTCGGTATCCCCATGCTGCTCGGTCCCATCGGCGGCCCGATCCTCGGTGGCTGGCTGATCGAGGCGGCGAGCTGGCACTGGATCTTCCTGATCAACCTGCCCATCGGCGTCATCGCCCTGGCGGCCGCGTTCGTCATCCTGCCGTCCGACAACGCCTCGCCGTCCGAGTCCTTCGACTTCCTCGGCATGCTGCTGCTGTCGCCGGGTCTGGCACTGTTCCTGTTCGGTGTGTCGTCCATTCCGGAGGTGGGCACCGTCGCCTCGGCCCGCGTGCTGGTGCCCGGTGTGATCGGCCTGGTCCTGATCGTCGCGTTCATCTTCCACGCGCTGCGTAAGGACCACCCGCTGATCGACCTGCACCTGTTCAAGAACCGGCAGCTGTCGGTCGCGGTCATCACGACTTCGCTGTTCATCGTCGCGTTCATGGGTGCCGGTCTGCTGTTCCCGAGCTATTTCATCCAGGTCGGCGGGCACACCACGCTCGCGGCCGGTCTGCTGATGGCTCCCCAGGGCATCGGTGCGATGCTGACGATGCCCGTGGCCGGACGTCTGGTCGACAAGATGGGCCCCGGCAAGATCGTGCTGACGGGTCTGCCGCTGATCCTGATCGGCATCGGCGTCTTCACCCAGGTTGCGTCGGACTCGCCGACGTGGCTGCTGATGGGTGCCCTGTTCGTGATGGGCATGGGTATGGGCTGCACGATGATGCCGCTGATGACCGCGGCGATCGTGACGCTGTCCAACGATCAGGTTGCGCGTGGTTCGACCCTGATGAACATCGTCCAGCAGACCGCGGGCTCGATCGGTACCGCCGTCATGTCGGTGGTGCTGACCAACCAGCTGCTCGATCGTGGTCTGGACAGCCAGACCGTCGCGATGCAGCACGTGCCCGAGGTCGCCGCGCAGGAGCCTCCCGGAATGGTGGACCAGGTCCTGAGTCAGGCCGCCGATGCATTCGGCAACACGTTCCTGGTCGCCGCCGTGCTGATCGCGTTGACGTTCATCCCGGCGTTCCTGCTGCCGCGGAAGAAGTCGGTCAACCCGCACCTCGAGGCCGAAGGCGCCCCGACGGTCATGATGCACTGA
- a CDS encoding MarR family winged helix-turn-helix transcriptional regulator, translating into MSDNSPDLLFELLNDFFTQLLSAGESESMDNLIELDLTFSQVRMLFALGQHGEPLPINEVAERLRLSVAAAGRNVDQLVKLGLVVRREDERDRRVKRVSLSEAGHKVTNQHIECKRDQLRRFAWRVPESERTRLIEALQPILAGESLRELNQEIFG; encoded by the coding sequence GTGTCCGACAATTCTCCTGACCTTCTCTTCGAACTACTCAACGACTTCTTCACCCAACTGTTGAGTGCGGGGGAGTCGGAGTCGATGGACAACCTCATCGAGCTGGACCTCACGTTTTCGCAGGTGCGGATGCTCTTCGCGCTCGGCCAGCACGGTGAGCCACTTCCGATCAACGAAGTGGCCGAGCGGCTGCGGCTCTCGGTTGCCGCGGCCGGTCGAAACGTCGATCAACTCGTGAAGCTGGGTCTGGTCGTTCGCCGGGAGGACGAGCGCGACCGGCGGGTCAAGCGGGTCTCCTTGTCGGAGGCCGGACATAAGGTCACGAACCAGCACATCGAATGCAAGCGTGATCAGTTGCGACGGTTCGCATGGCGGGTTCCGGAGAGTGAGCGGACTCGGCTGATCGAGGCACTACAACCGATCCTCGCGGGGGAGTCCCTGCGAGAACTCAACCAGGAGATATTCGGATGA
- a CDS encoding FAD-dependent oxidoreductase — MAYVITQACCNDASCVSACPVNCIHPTPEEREFAQTEMLHIDPETCIDCGACVDACPVDAIFPEDKLVGSLARYKDINAEYYTTNPMPTGWIPLTPATPPRRDLGKLRVAVVGAGPAACYAAGELLERSDVEVEMFEKLPTPWGLVRAGVAPDHPGSKEVTRMFEWSLDRPNFEFHLNVEVGTHITHDELLENHHAVIYAVGASSDRRLGIPGEDLPGVHAATEFVAWYNGHPDYAGRTFDLSAKRAVIVGNGNVALDVARILTMNVEELERTDIADHALAALRRSNIEEVVLLGRRGPAQAAYSNPEFLALGDLENVDVVIDDADLDLDPASAALLDDPAVAMKVRLAREFAQRAPRPGSKRIVFRYLTSPIEVTGTGKAEALRYGRNELVADESGALSARACGEEGSLDASLVLRSIGYRGNPVGGVAFDDKRGVIPNEHGRVTDRVYVTGWIKRGPSGVIGTNKACAKETVSALLADFEAGKLLGSVGTRKDVKKLVERRRPEQIGFSGWRAIDKAETARAAGSARPRVKMTDTVEMVTVARRRKRLFAR; from the coding sequence ATGGCATATGTCATCACCCAGGCGTGCTGCAACGACGCGAGCTGCGTCTCCGCATGCCCCGTGAACTGCATTCATCCGACACCGGAGGAGCGGGAGTTCGCGCAGACCGAGATGCTGCACATCGACCCGGAAACCTGCATCGACTGCGGGGCCTGCGTCGATGCCTGCCCGGTCGACGCGATCTTCCCCGAGGACAAGCTCGTCGGCTCTCTCGCCCGCTACAAGGACATCAACGCCGAGTACTACACGACCAACCCCATGCCGACCGGATGGATCCCCCTCACGCCCGCGACGCCGCCGCGCCGCGACCTCGGCAAGCTCCGGGTCGCCGTCGTCGGCGCCGGCCCGGCCGCCTGCTACGCCGCCGGTGAACTGCTCGAACGTTCGGACGTCGAGGTCGAGATGTTCGAGAAGCTGCCGACCCCGTGGGGGCTCGTCCGCGCCGGTGTCGCGCCCGACCATCCCGGCTCCAAGGAGGTGACCCGGATGTTCGAATGGAGTCTCGACCGGCCGAACTTCGAGTTCCACCTCAACGTCGAGGTCGGCACGCACATCACCCACGACGAACTGCTGGAGAATCACCACGCCGTCATCTACGCGGTCGGGGCGTCGAGCGACCGGCGGCTGGGAATCCCGGGCGAGGACCTCCCCGGCGTGCACGCCGCCACGGAGTTCGTGGCCTGGTACAACGGCCATCCGGACTACGCGGGGCGCACGTTCGACCTGTCCGCGAAGCGGGCGGTGATCGTCGGCAACGGCAACGTCGCGCTCGACGTGGCCCGCATCCTCACGATGAACGTCGAGGAGCTGGAGCGGACGGACATCGCCGATCACGCCCTCGCCGCGCTGCGGCGCAGCAACATCGAGGAGGTCGTGCTCCTCGGCCGCCGCGGGCCGGCGCAGGCCGCCTACAGCAACCCCGAGTTCCTGGCGCTCGGCGACCTCGAGAACGTGGACGTCGTCATCGACGACGCGGACCTGGACCTCGACCCGGCCAGCGCGGCGCTGCTCGACGATCCTGCCGTCGCGATGAAGGTCCGGCTGGCGCGGGAGTTCGCGCAGCGCGCGCCCCGCCCCGGTTCCAAGCGCATCGTGTTCCGCTACCTGACGTCTCCGATCGAGGTCACCGGTACCGGCAAGGCCGAGGCTCTGCGCTACGGGCGCAACGAACTCGTGGCCGACGAATCGGGCGCGCTGTCCGCCCGGGCCTGCGGCGAGGAGGGTTCGCTGGACGCCTCGCTCGTGCTGCGCTCCATCGGGTACCGCGGCAATCCCGTCGGCGGCGTCGCCTTCGACGACAAGCGCGGCGTGATCCCCAACGAGCACGGCCGGGTCACCGACCGGGTGTACGTCACCGGGTGGATCAAGCGCGGTCCCAGCGGCGTCATCGGCACGAACAAGGCGTGTGCGAAAGAGACCGTGTCCGCGCTGCTCGCGGATTTCGAGGCCGGCAAACTCCTCGGTTCGGTCGGCACCCGCAAGGACGTGAAGAAGCTCGTCGAGCGGCGCCGGCCCGAGCAGATCGGCTTCTCCGGGTGGCGCGCCATCGACAAGGCGGAGACCGCACGTGCGGCAGGGTCGGCCCGTCCGCGCGTGAAGATGACCGACACGGTCGAGATGGTGACCGTCGCCCGCAGGCGGAAGCGGCTGTTCGCTCGTTGA